The Candidatus Poribacteria bacterium region CGCCGGATGGAGCGGTGGTTAAACAGACCGCCGTAAGCGAATCGGCTATGGTTTTCAAGGGCAAAGCCAGGGTTTTCGACTCAGAAGAGGAGGCGATGGCGGCGATTCTCGGCGACCAGATCAGAGAAGGAGATGTGGTCGTCATTAGATATGAAGGCCCTAAAGGCGGTCCCGGGATGCGAGAGATGCTCTCTCCGACATCCGCCATCGTGGGTAAAGGGCTAAGCAACTCCGTCGCCCTGATAACTGACGGTAGGTTTTCGGGCGGAACCAGAGGACCTTGCATCGGCCACATATCGCCTGAAGCCGCCGAAGGAGGACCGATAGCTCTGGTGAAGGAGGGAGACCCGATCCTGATAGATATACCGAACAGGAAGCTGGATCTGCTCGTCCCGCCGGAGGAGATCGAGAGGCGAAGAAGAGAATGGTCCCCGCCGGAGCCGAAGGTCAAGACCGGATACCTCGCTCGCTATGCCAAGCTGGTCACATCGGCGAACACCGGGGCTGTGTTTTCCAAATGACGTTCATACTTCCTACGGGTGTAGCGTTTAGGTTGGTCATCTGCCGTCCATAGTTCAACGGTCATTTGTGGTCATCAGGTCATTCGGCTTCGCCGTCATCTTAAATGACTACAAATGACCGACCATTAATGACAATAAATGACTAAGAGAGTGGGAGTGTAGAGCATGAAGATGAGAGGAGCTAAAATCCTGATAGAATCGCTTAAGCGAGAGGGGGTTGAATATCTATTCGGCATTCCGGGAGGGGCGGTGATCCACATATTTGATGATCTCTACGATGAGCCTAATATCAAATTTATCCACACCCGGCACGAGCAGGGGGCGGCCCATGCCGCCGACGGATATGCCAGGGCGACCGGCAAGGTCGGCGTGGCGATCGCCACCTCAGGGCCGGGGGCGACGAATCTGGTCACAGGGATCGCCACAGCGTATATGGATTCAATCCCCATCGTCGCTATAACCGGTCAGGTGCCGACATCCCTGATAGGCAACGACGCCTTTCAGGAGGCCGATATCATCGGCATAACCCGCCCCATATGCAAGCACAGCTATCTCGTTCGTTCGCCCGAAGAGGTGGCCCGGACGGTCAAAGAGGCTTTTTACATAGCCGAAACGGGTCGTCCCGGTCCGGTGGTCATAGATTTCCCCAAGGACGCTCAGATCAACGAGGCCGAATTCGAGTATCCGGATAAGGTAGATCTGAGGGGGTATAAGCCGAAATATGAGGGCCATCCCAGGCAGATTGCCAGGGCGATCGAGATGATAAAGAACTCCAAAAGACCGGTGATTCTGGCCGGAGGAGGGGTAATCGCTTCGGAGGCTTCTCAGGAGCTGAGACAGTTCGCCATAAAAGCGGGTATCCCCGTGACCACCACCCTGATGGGGCTGGGGGCCTTTCCCGAGACACACCCGCTTTCCCTGAAGATGCTCGGCATGCATGGGACAAGATACGCCAACTACGCCGTCAGCAACTGCGATCTTTTAATATGCATCGGGGCGAGATTCGACGATAGAGTTACCGGAAAGCTGGATAAGTTCGCTCCTGAGGCTAAGGTAATCCATGTGGATATCGATCCCGCTTCGATAAGCAAAACGGTCGATGCACACGTGCCGATAGTGGGTGACGCGAAACTCATCCTCAAGGAGATGATCAGACGGATTGAGCCGCTGGATATCCAACCCTGGATCAAACAGATCGAGGAGTGGAAGCGCAGATATCCCCTGACATATGAACGGAGTTCAGATGTCATAAAACCTCAGTTCGTCATCGAACAGATCTACGAGGCGACCAAGGGGGAGGCGATCATAGCTACGGGCGTCGGTCAACATCAGATGTGGGCGGCTCTGTTCTATCAGCACACTAAGCCCCGTCACTTCCTCTCATCCGGCGGATTGGGAACGATGGGTTACGGCTTTCCCGCCGCCATAGGCGCCCAGGTCGGGTGCCCAGATAAGATGGTCTTCGCCATCACAGGTGACGGCAGCTTCCAGATGAACATGCAGGAGCTGAGCACGGTCGTGACGTACAACCTGCCGGTCAAGGTGGCTATAATCAACAACAGCTATCTCGGCATGGTCAGACAATGGCAGGAGCTGTTCTTCAACAGGAGGTATTCGGGCGTTTACTTCAAGCATAACCCCGATTTCGCCAGGGTCGCCGAGGTTTTCGGCGCAACGGGGATAAGGGTGACGAAACCGGAGGAGGTCAGACCCGCTATAGATAAGGCCATTGACACGCAGGGGCCTGTGGTGATAGACTTCATCGTAGCATCTGAGGAGAATGTCTTCCCGATGGTCCCGGCGGGCGCTCCTCTACAGGAGATGATCGGAGGGTTGGCGTGATGGCCAAGGATATGCAAAAACATACGATCTCAGTTTTGGTCGAGAACCGATTCGGGGTGTTGGCCCGCGTGGCAGGTCTGTTCAGCGGGAGGGGATATAACATTGACAGCCTGACGGTCGCCGAAACCGAATCTCCGGACGTCTCGCGGATGACCATAGCGGTTAGGGGAGACGAGAAGATACTTGAACAGATAACCAAACAGCTCAACAAGCTAATCGATGTGATCAAGGTCTCGGACATCACCGCTGAAGATCATGTGGAGAGGGAGCTGGCGCTGATCAAGGTCTCGGCTAACAGAGGGACCCGCGTGGAGATCATCCAGATAGTCAACATCTTCAGATGCCATATCGTGGATGTCTCTCCCGAGGCCCTCGTTATCGAGGCGACCGGCGATGAGGAGAAGATAGAGGCCATAATAAACCTGCTGAAACCATATGGCATAAGGGAGCTCGTCAGGACAGGCAAAGCGGCGATAACGAGAGGATAAAGCATGGTTATTTATA contains the following coding sequences:
- the ilvB gene encoding biosynthetic-type acetolactate synthase large subunit, whose amino-acid sequence is MKMRGAKILIESLKREGVEYLFGIPGGAVIHIFDDLYDEPNIKFIHTRHEQGAAHAADGYARATGKVGVAIATSGPGATNLVTGIATAYMDSIPIVAITGQVPTSLIGNDAFQEADIIGITRPICKHSYLVRSPEEVARTVKEAFYIAETGRPGPVVIDFPKDAQINEAEFEYPDKVDLRGYKPKYEGHPRQIARAIEMIKNSKRPVILAGGGVIASEASQELRQFAIKAGIPVTTTLMGLGAFPETHPLSLKMLGMHGTRYANYAVSNCDLLICIGARFDDRVTGKLDKFAPEAKVIHVDIDPASISKTVDAHVPIVGDAKLILKEMIRRIEPLDIQPWIKQIEEWKRRYPLTYERSSDVIKPQFVIEQIYEATKGEAIIATGVGQHQMWAALFYQHTKPRHFLSSGGLGTMGYGFPAAIGAQVGCPDKMVFAITGDGSFQMNMQELSTVVTYNLPVKVAIINNSYLGMVRQWQELFFNRRYSGVYFKHNPDFARVAEVFGATGIRVTKPEEVRPAIDKAIDTQGPVVIDFIVASEENVFPMVPAGAPLQEMIGGLA
- the ilvN gene encoding acetolactate synthase small subunit; the encoded protein is MQKHTISVLVENRFGVLARVAGLFSGRGYNIDSLTVAETESPDVSRMTIAVRGDEKILEQITKQLNKLIDVIKVSDITAEDHVERELALIKVSANRGTRVEIIQIVNIFRCHIVDVSPEALVIEATGDEEKIEAIINLLKPYGIRELVRTGKAAITRG